The sequence AATTGTTTCGTAGGTGTTTATTCCGATAAACATCCGAGAGACGCATTGGTATCTTGCTGTGATCCATGcaagaaatatggagatacaagTGCTCGATTCACTTGGTACTTCACAAGACCGCAAAGACCTCACTGACTCTGTGAGTATGCACAAACTAAACAATTATGAATTCAATATTAACTTATCCCAATCTCTAATTTTATTTTACCATATATAAAGATTAAAGGACTGCAAAGACAAATAGATATGATATCTCAACGTAAGGAGTTAAAAGACCACAGGTGGCCAGACCTCCAAGTTGCTTCTTGGCCGCTCAGAGAAATAGACATGGGATATGCAAAGCAGACAGATAGGTACGTCCTAAGATCTTCTTTACCAATTTCTTCATTCATACTAATGTTTATGTTGGTATTAATGTATATTGTAGCTCTTCATGTGGcctctttcttttgaactatatcgAATACTGGACAGGGGATGAACTGTCTGACAGTTTTACCCAGGTATATTATTACTACTATGACATATATGGACATCTACAGTCGGTGTTACATATATAATGCTAAATAATTGTTTCTTATTTGTAGGATGGCATGTCACACTTTAGGAAAAAAatggctgctatattactatcttcagacctgaataagagaagggggtgtctgttatacaaaaatgaaaaagaagTTGACTCTGGAAGCCCATCTGATGTTGAGATATTAGAAAACCCAACAGATTCTAATAAGAGGAAACTACTCCACGTGCTTGATGATAGCGAAGTAGTGTTTGAAGATGAGGAAGGCCCTATTACTCAAGCAGACTTGCAAAGGTGGTTTGTTGATGATTGGGATAAAAGAGCTCCTGTAAAAGTCTCTAACGATGGTTGCACCAATGACTTTTTAATGGTTGGTCTTTCCACAAAGGACATGCCAGTGACCAAAGCCGATTCAATAGATGTTTTATGTGATTATATCATGGCAATAGAAGACGATACGACACTAGAGTAAGTGCtcattgatttatttattttatgtatATCGACTACTTAGATTCTTGATATAGAGTTTCGTCATGCTACATTACAGGAGAACATGGGTGCGAAGTTTCAAtccttttaagatagaaatatctgTCAAAGACCTGCAAAACATATTAACGACAACTCAAGATATGATTCTAAGATGTTTTGATATGGCTGTTCGGCTGCTTGCCAATAAAGAGTCACGTAAACCGAAAGAAGAAATCATAAATAATAGAAAGCATTATATGGACATGCGTTTTTGGGTAAGTTTGTTTCAAATCATTAATGTATTAATATATAGTATCTACATCTAATCATCATGTGTACATGTATATATACTGTCCAGAGAATGGTTGGTTTTGGTAAAATaccaaagtaccatcaggatcctaCAACAGAAGAGTTGGCCAAAACACTAGATTGTTGGCCATCAATGAATTATTATATCACGGGTTGTagatatgtaagtatgtgttcatttcgaatgtatttataaaggacacttctgttgtaggatcctaatgactgatattttgcaggttctcatgccatggaaattcaatggatgtcacgcccttttcgtaatagatcatgttaaaaagcatgtgacttttatcgattttacaccgactcaagattggtgtaaacacatgccatacaagaggttcgcggaagcgattatcatggcctcaaaaaaatataagattgcttacagcaagaaacgttctggatggacggaggatatctttaagtgggaacatacaattcagactggtgttccaattgacttaaGAGGGTATTTTCTTCGTACCACCTTCTCATCAGTTTAAATTTTTTCTATGATAATCATTGTATAAAACATAGTTGCCCAAATATTATTATATAGGTTTAATACCAGCTACctcgttctacaagctatggCCATGTGGGGGAATGACAGACGACTGAAATTTGTTGGGGTGAGTGTAGTACGTTTGTTTTATGTTCAAAACTTACATTCTAGCTATCTCGTTCTACAATATAATATATTTTGTTCTCTTATCTCTTTGTCTGTAGGATGCAAAAACTCTTCGAAGAAACTTTGTGATTGATCTTTTAAGTTATGAGGACAATTCGTGCCGATATGccatccctgcaaacatacaacaaAGACTTGTCGATATCGCTAGAAAGGATTAGCTGATTAGTGAACagttgtcgacacatttgtctgtaactaatttgtgtgatattgataatgttttccaATATATCAGTGCAAACTATGATATTGAATGAAATAGTTTTTATATGAATCTCTTTTGAAGCCATTGAGATTCCCAACACTTAACTAGCTTCTTGAAGGATTCTTGTTTTCTTATTTAGTTTCAGTTAGTTCTTTATAGTACTGTATGTTTATTTAGGATAACATTGGGGTATTCGTTGATCAAAATGGTAAACTTATTCTCGATGGCAGAATTATTTGGTCAGACACACCAGCTTCTGTTGTTATACATAAACCATATGTTGTGGCCCGCTTGCCACGACATGTTGAGGTGAGGGATTACTATTAGTTACTGTGTACCACTGCTTGTTTATTTCAATGCACAAGATATCAACCATTTGAACCCTACTTTGGACAGTTTTAAAAATAATGGCCAAAATTTTCAGATTCAGCTCCAGTTGAGAAAATAATGTGGTGCACGCTATATTAAGGGCACCATGCTTACCATGGTACTGTTGGGTATCATATATTAATCACTGTGTCTGATCACTTCACAGGTAAGCATCTCCGTGGATGGAGCCTGAAGTATATTCAGTTACTTCAGACATGTTGTGAGCAGTGTGAGTACAAATCAACACACTGTGGTTCCTTGTCTGGATTACTCAAGAACATTTCTAAGTGACGAACAATACCAACATAGTTTACTGCAGCCATTGAATAAAAGTAAGTTCCGATACATTTAGGAATTCTACTACAGTTTGTTTCTGTTTCTACATTTTCCCACTGGAATTTTAAAACTGAGTTTGATTCTTGTGCTAAGGTTTCTAAcccttagttttatgcaaataacgTCACAATAGATTATGGTGAATTTGAGTTGTCTATTCTGCTAAAAGGGTGTCATATTTTATCTCGATCCTGAGAGCACCCATTTTTTATCACTGCTTGTGTATGGTTTACACTTAATATACTATTACAAGTTCAACCCAGTTGCATATGACATTGCTAACATTTCTGTGAGCTGGCAGCAGACTATCATTCATCAAAGCCTCATATAGTGGACTACAACAGATATCTAGGTATGTCATTACTAAGTGAACTGCTTATGCATGGACTGttgtttttcttttcttcttcaattTGGTTGGCATAATATTGGTTCGGTTTTCTACCTTGCTCATTTGCCAATTCTATGTGACATATGTTGATGAGCAGAAGTGTTTTGTTAAGCCCTACCTAAACATTTCTGGTAATTATAAGCTCATTGTTGGTTTAGTTGTTCTATATTGTAGTTCAGTGCTCCATAACTATACATATTTCCACTTATAATTCACAATCCACACAGCACATTAGTTAACCATGGAATGTAAAGACTTTCATCAGTAGTACATAACCTAGACATGGTGGGGCTAATGCAGCAGTTCATCTGCTACGATAACCAGTGTTGGGAAGTAGAAGCTCTATTCTCTGGGCCACACACCGGAGGATTGTCAACCATGTCTTCCATATCGAAAAGCTCAAAGTCACTTCTTAATTTACACACAACCTCGATCTGACTATATTGGAACACTATATGTTAGGAATCATACTCTTTGCAATACTAATTCACATGAAATTCTTGAAGCCTATGCTTGACAAAACATAAATTGAAAGTCCGATTTGGCGATTTTGCTCTGTTGTAACTAAAACAACGAATTGATTTTTTTAATTAATTGTCTTGCAAAGGATGTTGCCATCTTTTGCCGCATGTTGCAGTGAGCTGAGCCTCAAATGGGAGAGTGGGAGACCTCTTTAGGCTCCAAGGGTGTGCAGGAGATAAATGTGTGAAACGGGAAACACCAGCCGCTGCTGTCAACTGAGCAGAAGAAAAATAGTAATCTGTTTTTACTTTTAAAGAACAACCATTAGTTGTTATGACATGCTATTCATTGAGTTGCTTCTGCCTGCCCTTTACATATACCATCATTTACTTACAGCAAATGTCTCAAAATAGAGAGGCTCAGGACAGCTAGGCCTCACATGTTTGTGTGGTCTGCTGAACATGACAATTTCTTGTTTAGAGCTTGAGGCTTCTCATTTTTCCCATGTTAAACAGAGCAAGATTTTATTGTGATGCGCAACGGAATGCATCATCCACCATGTCAATCAAAATGTTACTTGTTGCCACCTGTTAGACAAGAACCATATACTAGCATAAGATTTTTTGTGGAGCTCATGAAGCATGCCATGGACTGGTTGCACAACATTGTTACCCTGCTGTTTATGAGTACTCTTTACTAAAGCAGTAATGCTACATGAAAAGACAATTTGAATCCTCACATCTTCAATTGCAATTCGATTTCAAAATGCTTGGTGTACATCAAGAACATTTTGGCACTATCCATATTCCGTAATTACGTTTTTCCCGATTTTTCAGATGCAAGTTGATGCTACACCCAATCACACAGTGAATCTGGCCCAGAGCACACCGATCTTTAGCACTGGGGATTTCCCTGCACTTCCAACAGTCGAGGACCAAAATGGTTTCAATAAGGGTAATGTGGATGTACTTGGCATGTTCAATGTGCGCGGCTCATCCGAAATGACTACTGGAGCTGGTCATTTTGTTTCAGCTGTTTGCAAATTTGCGTCACAGAATTCTGGCCAGTGGAAGTTTAAAAAAGGTCCTGAATATGGTAATGGTGTTTCAGCTCTTTCTGTACCCAAATAGTACAGTTC is a genomic window of Zea mays cultivar B73 chromosome 5, Zm-B73-REFERENCE-NAM-5.0, whole genome shotgun sequence containing:
- the LOC103625984 gene encoding uncharacterized protein, with product MNVGFCPARMESLFVGLSHNKPKKSVATAIVREDYICTQGDLALIDFIKEIPCEPRVEVVLIDDAFVERKWMECLFQPSAYLGDEVIDCYINLIKAQKHLKCRSGGRVYIENAFQFNFLKRDGDLEIKTEELYPIKDMTHICSAERRVLLYLDHDMVFIPINIRETHWYLAVIHARNMEIQVLDSLGTSQDRKDLTDSIKGLQRQIDMISQRKELKDHRWPDLQVASWPLREIDMGYAKQTDSSSCGLFLLNYIEYWTGDELSDSFTQDGMSHFRKKMAAILLSSDLNKRRGCLLYKNEKEVDSGSPSDVEILENPTDSNKRKLLHVLDDSEVVFEDEEGPITQADLQRWFVDDWDKRAPVKVSNDGCTNDFLMVGLSTKDMPVTKADSIDVLCDYIMAIEDDTTLERTWVRSFNPFKIEISVKDLQNILTTTQDMILRCFDMAVRLLANKESRKPKEEIINNRKHYMDMRFWRMVGFGKIPKYHQDPTTEELAKTLDCWPSMNYYITGCRYVLMPWKFNGCHALFVIDHVKKHVTFIDFTPTQDWCKHMPYKRFAEAIIMASKKYKIAYSKKRSGWTEDIFKWEHTIQTGVPIDLRGFNTSYLVLQAMAMWGNDRRLKFVGDAKTLRRNFVIDLLSYEDNSCRYAIPANIQQRLVDIARKD